The following proteins are encoded in a genomic region of Phaeodactylum tricornutum CCAP 1055/1 chromosome 1, whole genome shotgun sequence:
- a CDS encoding predicted protein: MNPHDDEDNLDEGDDPENSVNRSERKRKREKQRRFDLANAFTELGSLLSMIEPEESDADASRKKGRRKCVGEVNEAEVGDASGMPRLDLIGRTIETLRRIHQENLELKHALEQKSNVGDDNKVGSLAFSFLLWIRSPFSGGNNFFNLLQEVLVMVPTLTSTDDLRGPPPPSSSGPYPYYHTPNQPPPVPPHMSPSQHHDYGSHSVPYYSAPPPPGYHYGQQSGWNSLQPSQGNREVLQFAPPHQQQYSGQPVGAPGSRRGGLAGKSPNA; this comes from the coding sequence ATGAACCCgcacgatgacgaagacaacCTGGACGAGGGTGACGACCCGGAGAACTCGGTCAACAGGTCGGAACGCAAGCGCAAGCGGGAAAAACAACGCAGATTTGATTTGGCCAACGCGTTTACCGAGTTGGGAAGCCTGCTGAGTATGATTGAACCGGAGGAGTCGGACGCAGATGCCTCACGGAAAAAAGGTCGCCGGAAATGCGTAGGCGAGGTCAACGAAGCCGAAGTCGGAGATGCGTCGGGGATGCCGCGCCTCGATCTCATTGGCCGAACGATTGAAACTCTACGAAGAATTCATCAGGAAAACCTTGAACTGAAACACGCTCTCGAACAAAAGTCAAATGTGGGAGACGACAATAAGGTAGGAAGTTTAgctttttcgtttctgtTGTGGATACGATCACCATTTTCGGGAGGTAACAATTTTTTTAATTTGTTGCAGGAAGTGCTGGTAATGGTCCCGACATTAACTTCCACGGATGACCTCAGAGGTCCGCCACCTCCGTCGTCTTCGGGTCCTTATCCGTATTACCATACTCCAAATCAGCCGCCACCCGTACCGCCGCACATGTCTCCCTCACAGCATCACGATTATGGGTCGCATTCCGTTCCATATTATTCGGCTCCTCCACCACCAGGTTACCACTATGGGCAACAGTCGGGATGGAATTCACTGCAGCCTTCTCAGGGAAATAGGGAAGTGTTGCAGTTTGCTCCACCACATCAACAGCAATACAGCGGACAACCTGTTGGAGCACCTGGATCTCGCCGTGGGGGCTTGGCTGGGAAATCTCCGAACGCATAA
- a CDS encoding predicted protein, with product MAVDSSVASFDDTTRTDGSSFEADDVLAFLENNLQNVRDLCVSKLWNDDRLADLDDFLRSHHAALHLQALRLPNNGLTSRSSVNLANILSTTQTLRELDLSDNQVESQGLLALLPALTHETCALRRLDLYNNKLGATGATQIAAILRDNRSLRELRIGKNNLGRKKSLKVISTALQRNATLRTLDLSHNQIDDGGAILLAPVLDPEVSQSRLRRLDLTYNKIWPEGVRNLTGALLEGNRTLRCLNLSMNHVGPEGAESLAVLLKFSFTLQELLLSRNALGDHGVKLLCQGLDESKLLSGTGLQRLDLDWNEIHDDGAKELATMLLDNAILESLNLASNAIGSDGAKALANALHSNQALTFLNLMGNQIRDPGAFSLAENLCRPSCRVETLLWEKNNCLTPLGEERLIAAFDFRKNRRTWLGQILREIETCQSVNFNLLSCKLSDEEIMALAKHLAQYRPRVSTAYLGGHGVTVRSMKVLAKDVLANNHVNLQRLHLQHTRVGDEGAGALAEALLSNSNLRTLTLFDCSISPEGAKLLAHTLAQNKSLTQLNLHKNAIGNRGAQELFTALVDPPHPSLVVLNLEQNEISDGALLQFQSFGRLQQLNIASNNFTDRAALDLAKACFNSLANGTLQLSWLTVSNNFISKKGLKALALFLPDGLVLENDGQLEAQTVLPIRSANGIDALYNKASLS from the coding sequence ATGGCGGTGGATTCTTCCGTCGCTTCTTTCGACGACACGACCCGAACCGATGGTTCCTCTTTTGAAGCCGACGATGTCTTGGCTTTTCTGGAAAACAATTTACAAAACGTTCGTGACCTGTGTGTCTCGAAACTTTGGAACGACGACCGCCTCGCTGATTTAGACGATTTCTTACGGAGCCATCACGCTGCTCTGCACCTACAAGCCTTGCGCTTACCCAACAACGGACTTACATCCCGTTCCTCGGTTAACCTTGCCAACATTCTTTCCACAACGCAAACCCTGCGCGAACTCGATTTGTCCGACAATCAAGTGGAGTCCCAGGGACTGCTGGCGCTGTTGCCGGCGTTGACGCACGAAACCTGCGCACTCCGGCGCCTCGACTTGTACAATAATAAACTCGGCGCCACCGGGGCCACACAAATTGCCGCCATTCTACGGGACAACCGATCTCTTCGCGAACTCCGCATTGGCAAAAACAATCTCGGCCGGAAAAAGTCCCTCAAAGTAATTTCCACGGCGCTGCAACGGAACGCAACCCTGCGAACGCTTGATCTGTCGCACAACCAAATTGATGACGGCGGCGCCATTTTATTGGCGCCCGTTTTGGATCCGGaagtctcacagtcacgttTGCGCCGCTTGGACTTGACCTACAACAAAATTTGGCCAGAGGGTGTCCGAAACCTTACCGGAGCCCTGCTGGAAGGCAACCGGACCTTGCGATGTTTGAACTTGAGTATGAATCACGTTGGACCCGAGGGGGCGGAGTCATTGGCGGTCCTATTGAAGTTCTCCTTCACGTTGCAGGAACTTTTACTGTCGCGCAACGCTTTGGGAGACCATGGCGTCAAATTATTGTGCCAAGGGCTAGACGAGAGTAAATTGTTGAGTGGGACAGGCTTGCAAAGATTGGATTTGGACTGGAACGAGATACACGACGACGGAGCCAAGGAATTGGCGACAATGCTGCTAGACAACGCTATACTGGAGTCCCTCAACTTGGCGAGTAACGCTATCGGTAGCGATGGAGCCAAGGCTCTAGCGAATGCTCTGCACTCCAATCAAGCTTTGACATTTTTGAATCTAATGGGAAACCAAATTCGAGATCCTGGTGCGTTCTCTCTAGCCGAGAACCTTTGCCGCCCGTCGTGTCGAGTGGAAACGTTGCTGTGGGAAAAGAACAATTGTTTGACGCCTTTGGGAGAAGAGCGACTCATCGCGGCGTTTGACTTTCGGAAGAACCGGAGAACGTGGCTAGGTCAGATACTTCGTGAAATAGAAACATGCCAAAGTGTCAATTTCAATTTGTTGTCGTGCAAACTCAGCGACGAGGAAATTATGGCGTTAGCGAAACATCTCGCTCAGTACCGGCCTCGAGTTTCGACCGCGTATCTGGGTGGACACGGCGTAACAGTTCGAAGCATGAAAGTTTTGGCCAAGGACGTGCTTGCCAACAACCACGTCAATCTTCAACGGTTACACTTACAGCATACTCGTGTTGGGGATGAAGGGGCAGGAGCATTGGCGGAAGCACTGCTGTCTAACTCCAATTTGCGAACTTTGACATTATTCGATTGTAGTATAAGCCCAGAAGGAGCAAAGTTGTTGGCGCATACGTTGGCTCAGAACAAGTCTTTGACACAACTAAATCTTCACAAGAATGCAATCGGGAACCGAGGGGCACAGGAGCTTTTTACGGCTTTAGTTGACCCACCGCATCCCTCACTGGTTGTGTTGAATTTAGAACAGAACGAAATTAGCGACGGTGCACTCTTGCAGTTCCAATCGTTTGGCAGACTGCAGCAGCTGaacattgcttccaacaatttcACAGACCGTGCCGCCTTGGATTTGGCCAAGGCATGTTTCAACTCTTTGGCCAACGGCACCCTTCAGCTAAGCTGGCTGACGGTGTCGAACAATTTTATCTCAAAGAAAGGCTTGAAGGCCTTGGCATTATTTCTTCCGGACGGGTTAGTCCTCGAAAATGATGGCCAATTAGAAGCGCAAACGGTATTACCAATTAGAAGCGCAAACGGTATTGACGCGTTGTACAACAAAGCTTCTCTTAGCTAG
- a CDS encoding predicted protein has product MSPQAYGTTRDGRHGKKVEPFSPTLAPIDSEGPPSPSHNGVSWDTETGVSVVIVPDHILSYFLGGDPAQHLSVLPDFATSMGGPEHSVEDFAKESGDEKEGDSVMEENEGLPPPPTPVTQFYSHGTSAREQSSNRKSRQRSIPKTYPPSTQSNSSSSLSSMTAALVSGGPLVNQSLQSNPQQTRSDGTSFDIASSSPISPASLIGPGIENLMLPPPTRQGSNTSVPQHPVLGPEGQAQHLAWLRDLNAMARANHQQQQHQTQANPQMHGMMTGHTAPPMIMPPNMYAQLPSWALTHTSPGRPPKTEKESEEKRALRLQRNRESARKSRRRKKDRLTTLEKQVSKMQDKIAHERQVQINAMVAGLTESRVQGITKLQIDQNGLLFIVRNTGPYSQIAQAVLEFQYTLLKQLLLPRYQSMWHWFALQEEAFFTIGKEEYMKGDATKQAIKTPAARISSKQIGEEMSSPKEDQNIGPDLPIRGEESADQPQPQRTAYANDAPRMWPLFCYEMSFSVDQEEKLTTAQKKCNSMEGLVASRTEAAAAVRAAASLRVAVESLCHIVSRREEKTVAAVLCPVQASRYQKWLEENRSRCHDKLISRKATMKDSSSMPDGREASLEHICQRLNEVLQISNRDRN; this is encoded by the exons ATGTCGCCGCAGGCCTACGGAACTACCCGTGATGGCAGACACGGGAAAAAAGTGGAACCGTTTTCGCCAACCTTGGCACCGATCGATTCGGAGGGGCCACCATCGCCATCGCATAACGGTGTTTCTTGGGATACCGAAACGG GCGTTTCCGTTGTTATCGTTCCAGATCACATTCTGTCGTATTTTTTAGGGGGCGATCCGGCACAGCACTTGAGCGTGTTGCCCGATTTTGCTACTTCAATGGGAGGACCCGAGCACTCCGTAGAAGATTTTGCCAAAGAGTCGGGCGATGAAAAGGAGGGAGATTCCGTAATGGAAGAGAACGAGGGGCTGCCACCACCGCCCACGCCGGTAACGCAATTCTATTCACACGGCACCAGTGCTCGAGAACAAAGTAGCAACCGGAAGTCCCGGCAACGGAGCATACCGAAAACGTACCCACCATCGACTCAAAGcaactcttcgtcgtcgctttctTCCATGACGGCGGCACTAGTCAGTGGAGGGCCCTTGGTAAACCAATCACTACAGTCTAACCCACAACAGACGCGTTCGGACGGGACGTCCTTTGATATTGCGAGTTCTTCACCGATTTCTCCAGCCAGTCTTATCGGACCCGGTATCGAAAATCTCATGCTGCCTCCACCTACAAGACAAGGATCGAACACCAGCGTTCCACAGCATCCAGTTCTAGGTCCGGAAGGACAAGCGCAGCATCTGGCCTGGCTACGAGACCTCAACGCCATGGCACGAGCAaaccaccaacaacagcaacatcagACTCAGGCAAATCCGCAAATGCACGGTATGATGACTGGCCACACCGCACCACCGATGATCATGCCACCCAACATGTACGCGCAGTTACCATCGTGGGCGTTGACACACACATCGCCGGGACGGCCGCCCAAAACAGAAAAGGAATCGGAAGAAAAACGTGCACTGCGGCTCCAAAGAAATCGGGAGAGCGCCCGCAAGAGTCGCCGGCGCAAGAAAGACCGTCTTACCACCTTGGAAAAACAAGTCAGCAAAATGCAGGACAAAATCGCTCACGAACGGCAAGTGCAGATCAATGCCATGGTTGCGGGTCTGACCGAGAGTCGAGTGCAAGGTATTACGAAGTTGCAAATTGACCAGAATGGACTACTTTTTATTGTCCGCAATACGGGTCCATACAGTCAAATTGCCCAGGCTGTCTTGGAGTTTCAGTATACTTTGTTGAAGCAGCTGCTACTGCCTCGCTATCAGTCAATGTGGCACTGGTTTGCGCTTCAAGAAGAAGCCTTCTTTACAATAGGCAAGGAAGAATACATGAAAGGCGACGCGacaaaacaagcaatcaaGACACCCGCAGCACGGATCAGTTCCAAACAGATTGGGGAAGAAATGTCAAGCCCTAAGGAAGACCAAAACATTGGGCCTGACTTGCCGATTCGTGGAGAGGAGAGTGCGGACCAGCCTCAGCCGCAGCGAACAGCCTACGCGAACGACGCACCGCGAATGTGGCCCCTGTTTTGCTACGAAATGAGTTTCAGCGTCGACCAGGAGGAAAAGTTAACAACAGCACAAAAGAAATGCAACTCCATGGAAGGTCTGGTCGCGAGTAGGACCGAGGCGGCGGCAGCTGTTCGAGCGGCTGCCAGTTTGCGAGTGGCGGTGGAATCATTGTGTCACATTGTATCGAGACGCGAGGAGAAAACAGTAGCCGCGGTGTTATGTCCCGTGCAAGCCTCTCGCTATCAAAAGTGGTTGGAAGAGAATCGCTCAAGATGCCACGACAAGCTGATTTCTCGAAAGGCCACAATGAAGGATTCGTCATCAATGCCGGATGGTCGGGAAGCTTCATTGGAACATATTTGTCAACGGTTGAATGAAGTTTTGCAAATTTCCAATAGAGATAGAAATTAA
- a CDS encoding predicted protein gives MIELTIAISLETFYKSQRLRNLQFKWLLFFFVFGCFYKRETEALSTNDYQRYVEYPEYCSTPEQMNQRRILPVRQDNRVGETRLVSVTAIIRHGARTSLGHHTCWEGYWTTAETSVWDCEITTRITTAPPNTVSKEEGLQIAGGREIFLFDKKYDSLRKPDGTTSNILNGTCQAGQLLRKGYDQSYRNGQILREAYLYDDGASPIQHNAQMRLFPTKIEKATAMIRFRSDDDQRTLMSGQALILGLLEESTFSPLVQIHLADRGRDILSINKDICPRLTELGETSQNSREYLSFASSDEAALMHQFMNESFGRILDHPLACLMTTICNDFSLPNVFDDYPLQNEKVQLHRNDTNAKLGGKYGLNRFQRLFQYDVQNVMTPLQSDNAALLKLAMGPLWAEILDLIRAVTEDSRSKTDGQAPRFHLVSAHDTTVSALLSTLGGAVWNVTDWPPYAAMVVLEVHEIVGGRTNQNIFSSDFAFRLLYNGRVLTTTVPGCDPHADLCDITVLYNILHPFASRSRDCAPRNSPKHPWQEHISRGLHTRGIGTVLVSVTLAGILTGSILACWIVACPCPYLRHGSISL, from the coding sequence ATGATCGAGCTGACAATCGCAATCAGTCTTGAGACGTTCTATAAATCACAACGTCTTCGCAATTTACAGTTTAAGTggctgcttttcttcttcgtctttggcTGTTTCTATAAGAGAGAAACTGAGGCTCTCTCGACGAACGACTACCAAAGATATGTTGAATACCCTGAATATTGCTCGACTCCCGAGCAAATGAATCAACGACGAATCTTGCCCGTTCGGCAAGATAATCGCGTAGGGGAGACTAGGTTGGTTTCGGTAACAGCTATTATCCGCCATGGCGCTCGAACTAGCCTGGGCCATCACACATGCTGGGAAGGTTATTGGACTACTGCAGAAACTTCAGTTTGGGACTGCGAAATCACAACGCGGATCACAACGGCACCACCAAACACTGTAAGCAAGGAAGAGGGTCTTCAAATCGCCGGAGGGCGGGAAATTTTTCTCTTCGACAAAAAATATGATTCCTTGCGCAAGCCCGACGGAACGACTTCGAACATTTTGAACGGAACTTGTCAGGCTGGACAGCTTCTTCGAAAAGGATACGACCAGAGCTATCGAAATGGACAAATTTTACGGGAAGCGTACCTATACGATGACGGAGCATCGCCCATTCAACACAATGCGCAGATGAGGTTATTTCCTACAAAGATTGAGAAAGCTACGGCGATGATTCGGTTTCGCTCCGATGACGATCAACGCACTCTCATGTCGGGTCAGGCTCTGATCCTTGGTTTGCTCGAAGAATCCACTTTTTCACCACTCGTTCAGATTCACTTGGCCGACAGAGGTAGAGATATTCTCTCAATCAACAAGGACATATGTCCGAGGCTTACAGAGCTTGGTGAAACGTCCCAAAATTCTCGTGAGTATCTCTCGTTCGCTTCTTCTGACGAGGCAGCTTTGATGCATCAATTTATGAACGAATCGTTCGGTCGCATCCTGGATCACCCTTTGGCCTGCTTAATGACAACCATATGTAACGACTTTTCTTTGCCGAACGTTTTCGATGATTACCCACTCCAAAATGAGAAAGTCCAGCTTCATCGCAACGATACCAATGCTAAGCTCGGGGGCAAGTATGGGCTGAATCGATTTCAGCGACTTTTCCAATATGATGTGCAGAATGTAATGACTCCGCTGCAAAGTGACAATGCGGCACTGTTGAAACTAGCCATGGGTCCTTTGTGGGCAGAAATTCTGGATTTAATACGTGCTGTTACCGAAGATTCGAGAAGTAAGACCGATGGCCAAGCACCGCGATTTCATTTGGTTTCCGCGCATGATACTACAGTGTCAGCCCTTTTGTCGACCCTAGGTGGAGCCGTCTGGAATGTCACAGATTGGCCACCTTATGCTGCCATGGTTGTCTTGGAGGTACACGAGATTGTAGGGGGACggaccaatcaaaacatTTTCTCCTCTGACTTTGCGTTTCGTCTTTTGTACAACGGACGTGTTTTGACAACCACAGTCCCCGGGTGTGACCCACACGCAGACTTATGCGACATCACTGTCCTGTACAATATCCTTCATCCGTTTGCTTCTCGGTCGCGAGATTGTGCTCCACGAAACTCTCCGAAACACCCCTGGCAAGAGCACATTTCTCGCGGTTTGCACACTCGCGGCATAGGCACCGTTCTCGTGTCGGTGACCCTTGCTGGTATCCTTACAGGCTCAATCCTTGCATGTTGGATAGTGGCTTGTCCGTGTCCTTACCTACGCCATGGATCGATTTCGTTGTAA
- a CDS encoding predicted protein, with the protein MYLPERNKEETERTPLVSSRNTVASGTTPRSNVPQHGRSRSNSFREHHGVMPPIASNYPLPQNKHRVTASLNAEGFAPRAVPSYTPGVPVTNASSSAYTLGRQPSLPLPPRQRRQPSQDSTNGPKKGGFFYYIVYAMVNVIISVPGLYGYAAVIFNHEAYNDHMNALSKLVIFSSLMHQLGFCLFSSLPFAIGTVQDAGLIFLSAMSNIVAKEILANGGTVEEVVSTTLVILAMSTACLGLALVAMGKFRLADIVSYLPMPVVGGYLAFIGYFCLQAGVALCISEPMVGLADWRYLLESQNVLLAAPGLGAGLALTYISRKAESDAALPAAMIVIPVLFYALIFGTGMGIEGAREDGWVGQTAPPVPVQDLFHLVDFKLVHWTLISKCLATWLGMVFVVSFASCLDVAAISMDMGEALDTNRELATVGICNVMSGLTFGFTGSYIFSQTIFTYRTGVHSKWIGVIIMIVFLAVVLSTVNMLQVAPLFFLGSTLIFIGYDLLYEWLFEIRHKIFLSEYVVLWLTFLAIQVVGINAGIVFGVVVAMVDHVMTTARVSALNRVPKRSRAVWSPEHWKILQTHGYHSQHPKIVTYEIIGSVFFGTGQQLLSTISEEIGIDATLEEVTEEAAIMSPHRAGYLMTKSPGSGGATKKPKSPLMRPRPHFLVLDLAQMPNLDASAARGCFLQLAKMCSKRHILVCAAGLCPRVDWMLRAHDVAYDEIEGERIKQDMEGGILPTGTCDKILPFLTIYEALEFCESQLIQQLDRLNRSPSFIGLKDIAPSTVRRKGKATLAEVFSFILGLREEDKKLLDSLSDETYHQEMEYNAGDCIFPKDTHSDSFGVVLKGAVANVREELSSHLTTHIVSGAGKVSLTGTGRSTSNLMDQGDIGHVRSFLSVGGIFGFVDFLLEHHRSFRSVASRDKTVVAKITRAGLDRLQEEHPEVVRIVQSVLLQASAMELSNCTCSD; encoded by the exons ATGTACTTACCGGAGCGCAACAAAGAAGAGACGGAGCGGACGCCGCTCGTGTCGAGTCGGAACACAGTGGCCAGCGGTACTACTCCCCGATCGAACGTTCCCCAACACGGCCGATCGCGGTCCAACTCATTTCGCGAACATCACGGTGTCATGCCTCCGATTGCATCGAATTACCCGTTGCCACAGAACAAACACCGAGTAACGGCTTCCCTGAATGCGGAAGGATTCGCCCCGAGAGCGGTACCGTCTTATACGCCCGGAGTTCCCGTCACCAACGCCAGTTCTTCCGCCTATACGCTGGGACGTCAACCCAGTCTTCCACTACCCCCGCGCCAACGACGTCAACCCAGCCAGGATTCTACCAATGGACCCAAAAAGGGAGGTTTCTTTTACTACATTGTCTACGCCATGGTCAACGTCATTATCAGTGTCCCGGGTTTGTATGGCTACGCCGCCGTCATTTTCAATCACGAAGCCTATAATGATCATATGAATGCTCTCAGCAAATTGGTAATATTTTCTTCGCTCATGCATCAGCTGGGATTTTGCTTGTTCTCGTCCCTGCCGTTTGCGATCGGTACCGTACAAGACGCCGGGCTCATCTTTCTCAGTGCCATGAGCAACATCGTGGCCAAAGAAATTCTGGCAAACGGGGGAACAGTGGAGGAAGTTGTGTCCACGACCTTGGTTATTCTGGCAATGAGCACAGCATGTCTAGGACTCGCTCTGGTGGCCATGGGCAAATTCCGATTGGCCGATATTGTTTCCTACTTGCCCATGCCCGTCGTAGGGGGCTATTTGGCCTTTATAGGCTATTTTTGCCTCCAAGCCGGGGTTGCCTTGTGTATTTCGGAACCCATGGTCGGGCTGGCGGATTGGCGATATTTATTGGAGTCGCAAAATGTGCTTCTGGCTGCACCTGGGCTGGGTGCGGGGCTAGCGCTGACGTACATTTCTCGCAAGGCCGAAAGCGATGCCGCCTTGCCAGCGGCAATGATTGTCATTCCGGTTTTGTTTTACGCTCTCATCTTTGGGACGGGTATGGGCATTGAAGGTGCTCGCGAAGATGGGTGGGTTGGCCAAACAGCACCACCCGTGCCAGTGCAGGATCTTTTTCATTTGGTGGACTTTAAGCTTGTTCATTGGACCCTGATCTCCAAGTGTTTGGCAACATGGTTGGGCATGGTTTTTGTCGTTTCATTTGCGTCTTGCCTAGATGTGGCGGCTATTAGCATGGATATGGGAGAAGCTTTGGATACAAATCGAGAACTGGCCACGGTTGGGATTTGCAACGTCATGTCAGGCTTGACGTTTGGCTTCACGGGCTCGTACATATTTTCACAAACAATCTTTACCTATCGGACTGGCGTACACTCGAAATGGATCGGCGTCATTATCATGATTGTTTTTCTGGCCGTTGTTCTCTCAACCGTGAACATGTTACAGGTGGCACCTTTATTCTTCCTTGGATCCACACTCATTTTCATTGGATACGATCTGCTTTACGAGTGGCTCTTTGAAATTCGACACAAGATCTTTTTGAGCGAATACGTTGTCTTATGGCTGACTTTTTTAGCAATTCAGGTCGTCGGTATCAATGCCGGTATTGTTTTTGGTGTAGTTGTGGCCATGGTCGATCATGTCATGACGACGGCACGCGTTTCTGCTCTCAATCGAGTACCGAAGCGATCGCGTGCTGTTTGGTCTCCAGAACATTGGAAGATTTTACAGACGCACGGATACCATTCACAACATCCCAAAATTGTAACCTATGAGATTATCGGCTCGGTCTTTTTTGGAACAGGCCAGCAGCTGTTATCGACTATTTCGGAAGAGATTGGCATAGATGCAACATTGGAAGAGGTCACTGAAGAAGCTGCTATTATGAGCCCTCATCGAGCTGGATATCTGATGACAAAGTCTCCAGGATCTGGTGGAGCTACAAAGAAACCAAAAAGTCCCCTTATGAGACCTCGTCCGCATTTCTTAGTTCTCGACCTTGCTCAAATGCCGAACCTCGACGCCTCCGCCGCTCGAGGATGCTTTCTTCAGTTGGCAAAGATGTGCTCGAAACGACACATTCTTGTCTGTGCTGCTGGGCTGTGCCCACGTGTGGACTGGATGCTCCGGGCTCACGATGTCGCATACGATGAAATTGAAGGAGAAAGAATCAAACAAGACATGGAAGGTGGTATTTTGCCAACTGGAACGTGCGACAAGATACTGCCGTTCCTAACTATTTATGAAGCTCTTGAGTTTTGTGAAAGTCAGTTGATCCAGCAGTTGGATCGCCTGAATCGGTCGCCATCCTTTATCGGCCTCAAGGACATTGCTCCATCGACAGTGCGCAGAAAAGGGAAAGCAACTCTTGCAGAGGTCTTCTCTTTCATTTTGGGCTTGAGGGAAGAGGACAAAAAGCTTCTTGATAGTCTTTCTGACGAGACTTACCATCAGGAGATGGAATACAATGCAGGGGACTGTAT TTTCCCCAAAGACACTCACTCTGACTCATTTGGAGTTGTGCTCAAAGGTGCTGTCGCAAACGTTCGAGAAGAACTCAGCTCGCATTTGACAACTCACATCGTATCTGGAGCAGGAAAAGTGTCCTTGACAGGTACCGGAAGGAGTACTTCAAATCTCATGGATCAAGGTGATATTGGACATGTTCGTTCCTTCTTGTCGGTCGGAGGAATTTTTGGGTTCGTTGACTTCCTTTTGGAGCATCACCGAAGTTTTCGTAGCGTCGCATCTCGCGACAAGACGGTTGTTGCGAAGATAACACGAGCAGGGCTGGATCGACTGCAAGAAGAGCACCCTGAGGTTGTGCGAATTGTACAGAGCGTCCTGCTCCAGGCTAGCGCCATGGAGCTTTCGAACTGCACGTGCAGTGACTAA
- a CDS encoding predicted protein, whose protein sequence is LDAKSAASLDEELMATPGFTLEQLMELAGLSVAEAVYTVAQQKWPLDQRQIQPHVLLVCGPGNNGGDGLVAARHLVMFGYECTVIYPKQSSKQPHYENLVTQCRDVGVKIQGELSEEFLQSQTPLVIVDAIFGFSFHGEPRAPFDTILAQMKRAQKDNDTIIVSVDVPSGWDVDEGDVSGVGLVPDVLVSLTAPKKSARSFQGRHFVGGRFLPPALANKYGVNMPPYPGVQQVMEV, encoded by the coding sequence TTAGATGCCAAGTCAGCTGCATCCCTTGATGAGGAACTCATGGCGACACCTGGTTTTACTCTTGAACAGCTCATGGAACTGGCAGGTCTCTCGGTGGCGGAAGCCGTTTATACTGTTGCTCAACAGAAATGGCCCCTCGATCAGCGGCAGATTCAGCCGCATGTTCTCCTCGTCTGTGGACCAGGGAACAACGGAGGCGATGGGCTTGTGGCGGCTCGTCATCTGGTAATGTTTGGTTACGAATGTACCGTTATATACCCGAAACAGAGTAGCAAACAGCCGCACTACGAAAACCTCGTCACCCAGTGTCGTGATGTTGGTGTAAAGATCCAGGGTGAATTGTCGGAGGAATTTCTCCAGAGCCAAACGCCCTTGGTGATTGTTgacgcaatatttggattCTCTTTTCACGGAGAACCACGGGCGCCGTTCGATACCATTCTGGCGCAAATGAAGCGCGCTCAAAAGGACAACGACACTATTATCGTGTCCGTGGACGTGCCATCTGGCTGGGATGTAGATGAAGGAGATGTATCTGGAGTGGGTCTTGTTCCCGACGTGTTGGTTTCCTTGACAGCGCCCAAAAAGTCAGCCCGGTCTTTTCAAGGCAGACATTTTGTGGGTGGACGCTTCCTGCCGCCTGCCTTGGCAAACAAGTACGGCGTCAACATGCCTCCATACCCCGGTGTACAGCAGGTAATGGAAGTC
- a CDS encoding predicted protein yields MIRCAANRLLLHQGRLGLLQHSKASTSLLRWNQLRWQPSMLRTLSSDASQKGGNEKKKSEGEDTTSEIVLTPGQKVVEASRLTMWGGIAVFAACCAYYIGRELFPTKMSPNRVFDRSFAAIRADSEVQRRYGDNLKAYGRDHGGHREGRRNFIEHTEYTDAEDGSKRTRVRYNLEGRFGTAFVFAEVSASMPSGEFVYILVQDKSNGRVHTVVDNRAALTAARLASGSKEAQSAMSQLLGGGGQK; encoded by the exons ATGATACGCTGCGCGGCAAATCGACTGCTACTTCACCAAGGTCGACTGGGTCTGCTACAGCATTCCAAGGCAAGCACGTCCCTGTTGAGGTGGAACCAATTACGTTGGCAACCGTCGATGCTGCGAACACTGAGCAGTGACGCCAGTCAAAAAGGaggaaacgaaaagaagaaatccgaGGGCGAAGATACAACCAGTGAAATTGTCTTGACACCGGGGCAAAAGGTAGTCGAAGCCAGTCGTCTCACCATGTGGGGTGGGATCGCAGTCTTTGCAGCCTGTTGCGCGTATTATATTGGACGAGAGCTTTTTCCAAC AAAAATGAGTCCCAACCGAGTATTTGACAGGAGTTTCGCAGCAATTCGGGCCGATTCTGAGGTCCAGCGTCGCTACGGAGATAATCTCAAAGCTTACGGTCGTGACCACGGCGGACACCGCGAAGGCCGACGAAACTTCATTGAGCATACGGAATATACGGATGCGGAAGACGGCAGCAAACGCACGCGTGTTCGCTATAACCTGGAAGGTCGTTTTGGGACAGCCTTTGTCTTTGCGGAAGTGTCGGCCAGCATGCCGTCGGGCGAATTTGTTTACATTCTGGTCCAAGATAAATCGAATGGACGCGTACACACGGTGGTGGACAACCGAGCAGCTTTGACTGCGGCGCGATTGGCCTCCGGATCGAAAGAAGCGCAATCAGCCATGTCGCAGTTACTTGGCGGAGGCGGGCAGAAGTAG